The genome window TTTTTTAAAAGCCATGTTTTTCCATCCTTCTATAGAGCGCAGCTCGGGTTAAGCCTAAATCTTTGGCTGCATGACTAATGTTATAACGATGTTTCTGTAAGGCCTGTTTAATTGCGCCCTTTTCCAATCGATCAAGATTCAAATCCTCGTTTTCAATGGTGTTACTGTTAGCAACGTTTACTGATACTGGGGCAACCACATCTCCAGCCTGATTAGGTTGGGGATCTAATTGAAAGTCTATAGGCTCCAACTCTAGCCCTTGCGATAATATAATCGCTCTTTCAATGGCATGTCTTAGTGCTCTTACATTGCCTGGCCAAGGATAGTTTTCTATTGCTGTTAATGCCTTTGCTGATAGCAACTTAACGGGTTTATGATATTTTCGAGCATATAGATTAATATAGTGGTTGGCGATAACGGCAATATCTTGGTGACGCTTTCTTAATGGTGGTAACTCAATTTCCACCGTATTTAAGCGAAACAATAAATCTTGCCTAAATTTAGACTCTAAGGATAAATCTTGTTTACTCACATTAGTTGCGGTGATCACTCTTACATCGATTGGTACAGCTAAATTAGCACCTATAGGTGTGACCATGCGTTGCTCAAGTACTGTTAATAGTTTGGCTTGTAAATGCAGAGGCAAGTTACCTATTTCATCCAAAAATAAGCTGCCACCATTAGCCGCTTGTAGGCGCCCTACTCGGTCTTCTTTAGCGCCGGTAAAAGCGCCTTTTTTATGACCGAACAATTCGCTTTCAAATAACGTTTCAGACAATGAGCCTAAATCAACCGACATAAATACTTTATTAGAGCGTAGGCTTTGCGCATGAATTTCTCTTGCAATAAGTTCTTTACCGGTACCATTTTCACCAAGTATCAACACATTGGCATCGGTTGGTGCAGTGCGCTCGATTAATGAGAACACGGTTTTCATTGCAGGAGAATTCCCCAACAAAGCCTGCCCTGAGCTTGCCCCACTTACTTCGGCCAATACTTTATTGGTATTCCTCAGATCTTTTGCCTCGGTTCTTGTTCGACCCAATTGCACCGCAGCAGAAAGTGTTGCGACTACCTTTTCATTTTGCCAAGGTTTAGCAATAAAGTCGGTGGCGCCTAATTTCATCGCATCAACCGCAACATCAACCCCTCCGTGGGCGGTGATCATAATCACCACCGATTGCGGATCAATTTCAAGGATTTTTTCAAGCCACAAGTAACCTTGTGCGCCACTACTTTCACCAGGGCCAAAATTCATATCCAATAAAATAGCATCGAATTTTTGTTCACTCAGTAAACGCGGAATATTCTCCGGTTGATTACATATTTGCACACTGGAAAAGTGTCTTTTTAGCAGCA of Thalassotalea fonticola contains these proteins:
- a CDS encoding sigma-54-dependent transcriptional regulator, with translation MKQDGVILIVDDDEDILVAGKLLLKRHFSSVQICNQPENIPRLLSEQKFDAILLDMNFGPGESSGAQGYLWLEKILEIDPQSVVIMITAHGGVDVAVDAMKLGATDFIAKPWQNEKVVATLSAAVQLGRTRTEAKDLRNTNKVLAEVSGASSGQALLGNSPAMKTVFSLIERTAPTDANVLILGENGTGKELIAREIHAQSLRSNKVFMSVDLGSLSETLFESELFGHKKGAFTGAKEDRVGRLQAANGGSLFLDEIGNLPLHLQAKLLTVLEQRMVTPIGANLAVPIDVRVITATNVSKQDLSLESKFRQDLLFRLNTVEIELPPLRKRHQDIAVIANHYINLYARKYHKPVKLLSAKALTAIENYPWPGNVRALRHAIERAIILSQGLELEPIDFQLDPQPNQAGDVVAPVSVNVANSNTIENEDLNLDRLEKGAIKQALQKHRYNISHAAKDLGLTRAALYRRMEKHGF